The following are encoded together in the Armatimonadota bacterium genome:
- a CDS encoding glycosyl transferase, whose translation AHAAMEVGPSIELGEDLWAKMVYDFAVGFHREDLDPDEVVGALVPIYFGRIAAFAAETDSKTTAQAEEVIERQARVFEELKPRLIQAWDRG comes from the coding sequence CGCACACGCGGCGATGGAGGTCGGGCCTTCCATCGAACTGGGAGAAGACCTGTGGGCGAAGATGGTCTACGACTTCGCCGTGGGGTTTCACCGAGAGGATCTCGACCCCGACGAGGTGGTCGGCGCACTCGTACCGATCTACTTCGGCCGGATCGCGGCATTCGCCGCCGAGACCGATTCGAAGACCACCGCCCAAGCCGAAGAGGTGATCGAGCGGCAGGCCCGGGTGTTCGAAGAGTTGAAACCGCGGCTGATCCAGGCGTGGGACCGGGGTTGA